One genomic segment of Prosthecobacter fusiformis includes these proteins:
- a CDS encoding DUF1501 domain-containing protein, with protein sequence MNGPRYNCAGVGRRDFLQLGLGAIGGVAFSDILALRAQAAAARGKASPDQINCILVWLDGGPSHYETFDPKPDAPKEIRGEFKSIPTSVPGVHFCETMPKLAKSFDKFTVVRSICHKDPNHGGGNHYLMTGTPTPVPVGCGAFVSFHPSFGSMVSHERGVRGGLPGYMSLPNVSRSGGPNFLGAQHAPFVIGGDPNSKTFRVRDLAIPQDISEGRALSRNSLRASLDKMKRITHQAAEDPTVGFDQFYQQGMELVTSDTAQAAFELSQEPEATRKLYGEHDFGQRLLLARRLAEVGVSFTVAYWGGWDHHRGLFKTFKDSYAAKLDQGLSGLITDLDQRGMLDSTLVICLGEFGRTPKVNKDAGRDHWPGAMSVVMAGAGIPGGQIVGATDPKGYYAAENIYSPEDFAVSLYTKLGIDPHQTLHTSTGRPVQLVNGGKVIKELFV encoded by the coding sequence ATGAATGGCCCCCGATACAACTGCGCTGGCGTAGGCCGCCGCGATTTCCTCCAGCTTGGCTTGGGTGCCATTGGGGGTGTGGCCTTTTCAGACATCCTGGCCTTGCGGGCCCAGGCTGCGGCCGCGCGTGGCAAGGCCAGCCCGGACCAGATCAACTGCATCCTTGTGTGGCTGGACGGGGGACCCTCACATTACGAAACCTTCGATCCCAAGCCGGATGCTCCGAAGGAAATCCGGGGCGAGTTTAAATCCATCCCCACTAGCGTCCCTGGTGTGCACTTTTGTGAAACGATGCCGAAACTGGCCAAAAGTTTCGACAAGTTCACCGTGGTGCGTTCGATCTGCCACAAGGATCCCAACCACGGCGGCGGCAATCATTACCTGATGACCGGCACGCCGACTCCGGTGCCGGTCGGTTGCGGTGCCTTCGTCTCCTTTCATCCTTCCTTTGGATCCATGGTCTCCCATGAGCGTGGCGTGCGCGGTGGCTTGCCAGGTTACATGAGCCTGCCGAATGTCTCACGCTCCGGCGGTCCCAATTTCCTGGGTGCGCAGCATGCCCCTTTCGTGATCGGCGGGGACCCTAACAGCAAAACTTTTCGCGTGCGTGATCTGGCGATTCCCCAGGACATCAGCGAGGGCCGTGCGCTCAGCCGCAACAGCCTGCGTGCCTCCCTGGACAAGATGAAACGCATCACCCATCAGGCGGCGGAAGACCCGACTGTGGGATTTGACCAGTTTTACCAGCAAGGCATGGAATTGGTGACTTCGGACACTGCGCAGGCAGCCTTTGAATTGAGCCAGGAACCGGAAGCGACTCGCAAACTTTATGGCGAGCATGACTTCGGTCAGCGCTTGTTGCTGGCACGTCGTCTTGCTGAGGTGGGGGTCTCATTCACCGTCGCCTACTGGGGTGGGTGGGATCATCATCGGGGTTTGTTCAAGACATTTAAAGACAGCTATGCGGCAAAGCTGGACCAGGGTCTCAGCGGCCTGATCACGGATCTGGACCAGCGCGGCATGCTGGATAGCACGCTCGTCATCTGTCTGGGCGAATTTGGCCGGACACCGAAGGTGAATAAAGATGCTGGGCGTGACCACTGGCCAGGCGCGATGAGCGTGGTGATGGCTGGTGCCGGTATCCCTGGCGGACAGATCGTCGGCGCGACCGACCCCAAAGGCTATTATGCTGCGGAGAACATCTATTCGCCGGAGGACTTTGCCGTCTCGCTCTATACCAAGCTGGGCATTGATCCGCATCAGACTCTGCATACCAGCACGGGGCGTCCGGTACAGCTCGTGAACGGCGGCAAGGTGATCAAGGAGCTGTTTGTATAA
- a CDS encoding ABC transporter substrate-binding protein: MKALWFLLLSTLTLTAAETLHVYTWADYISPDIVEKFEDKNDCRVVIDTFDSNEAMFAKLKAGAAGYDVIFPTTYMIQVMVAEGMLSSLDAAALPNMKQVDPAVVEKIGNGGMKHSVPYTVGYAITAYRKDKVTTAPASWTAFTQPALAGRMTLLDDMRETIGAALKSLGYSINTRDEKQLAEAQQVLLGWKKNIAKFDNEGYKAGLDSGEFLLVHGYSGDLFQVAQENSKVGLLIPQEGVTMSCDEMVIPKSAPKPALAHAFINFLLDPEIAAENMEWMGYLCPNPDALKKVSPEFLQNPAVIIPEDIKAKSEVIQDVGADLAKYTRVWDAVKK; this comes from the coding sequence ATGAAGGCACTCTGGTTTTTGCTTCTTTCCACCCTCACCCTCACCGCTGCCGAGACGCTGCATGTTTATACTTGGGCCGACTACATCTCGCCAGATATCGTGGAGAAGTTTGAGGATAAGAACGATTGCCGCGTGGTCATTGACACCTTCGATTCCAATGAGGCCATGTTTGCCAAACTGAAGGCTGGTGCAGCCGGTTATGATGTTATTTTTCCCACCACGTATATGATCCAGGTCATGGTGGCGGAGGGCATGCTCAGCAGCCTGGATGCAGCCGCCCTGCCTAACATGAAGCAGGTGGATCCAGCCGTAGTGGAGAAAATCGGCAACGGGGGCATGAAGCACAGTGTTCCTTATACGGTAGGTTATGCCATCACCGCCTATCGCAAGGACAAGGTGACCACCGCCCCGGCTTCCTGGACTGCCTTTACACAACCGGCGCTGGCGGGACGCATGACCCTGCTAGATGACATGCGCGAGACCATCGGCGCAGCTTTAAAAAGCCTCGGCTACAGCATCAATACCCGTGATGAAAAGCAGCTCGCCGAAGCGCAGCAGGTGCTCCTGGGCTGGAAAAAGAACATCGCCAAATTCGATAACGAGGGGTACAAAGCCGGACTGGATTCAGGGGAATTCCTGCTGGTGCATGGCTACAGCGGTGACCTTTTCCAGGTAGCGCAGGAAAACAGCAAGGTAGGCCTGCTCATCCCGCAGGAAGGCGTGACCATGAGCTGTGATGAAATGGTCATCCCGAAATCAGCCCCCAAACCTGCCCTCGCCCATGCGTTCATCAATTTCCTACTGGACCCAGAGATCGCGGCGGAAAACATGGAGTGGATGGGCTACCTCTGCCCCAACCCAGATGCTCTGAAAAAAGTCAGTCCCGAGTTTTTACAAAATCCGGCGGTCATCATCCCGGAGGACATCAAGGCTAAAAGCGAGGTCATCCAAGACGTGGGCGCGGATCTGGCGAAATATACCCGTGTATGGGATGCTGTGAAGAAGTGA
- a CDS encoding FAD:protein FMN transferase, with protein MTDYHRFSHEAMATAFEIIIAQDDVDATYAAQAAEAVFAEIDRLEDELSRFRPTSEISRLNRLRAGESLAVSLAAWDCLNLAKSVHAETDGAFDITIGPLMQLWRSPDGSLHEPEAERLALARKSIGSELFELEEDGCRVRALADHMVFDLGAVGKGYALDQAVQILQDWEISRVFLNAGDSTLLALDGPSGEEAWPVTLAEGALEKTLRDQALSGSGFMVQGAHLMNPRTLRPVPVQEKRSYALAPTAALSDALSTAFMIMSPEEIHTLCTRYPGVAWLEL; from the coding sequence ATGACGGATTATCATCGCTTCAGCCATGAGGCCATGGCCACCGCTTTTGAGATCATCATTGCGCAGGACGATGTGGATGCAACGTATGCGGCCCAGGCGGCAGAGGCGGTGTTTGCGGAGATCGACCGGTTGGAGGATGAGCTGAGCCGCTTCCGCCCCACCAGTGAAATCTCCCGTCTAAATCGCCTGCGCGCCGGCGAAAGTCTGGCCGTTTCCCTGGCCGCCTGGGATTGCCTGAATCTGGCTAAAAGTGTCCATGCAGAGACGGACGGTGCCTTTGACATCACCATCGGCCCGCTCATGCAGCTTTGGCGCAGCCCGGATGGCAGCCTGCATGAGCCGGAGGCGGAAAGGCTGGCCCTGGCACGCAAGAGCATCGGCAGCGAGCTTTTTGAACTGGAGGAAGATGGCTGCCGAGTGCGCGCACTGGCGGACCACATGGTCTTTGACCTGGGAGCTGTGGGGAAAGGTTACGCGCTGGATCAGGCGGTGCAGATTTTGCAGGATTGGGAAATCAGCCGTGTTTTTCTCAATGCAGGGGACAGCACCCTGCTGGCGCTGGACGGTCCCTCTGGGGAGGAAGCCTGGCCAGTGACACTGGCGGAGGGTGCGCTGGAAAAAACCCTGCGGGATCAGGCGCTAAGCGGCAGCGGATTCATGGTGCAGGGCGCACACCTCATGAACCCGCGGACTCTACGGCCTGTGCCCGTCCAGGAGAAACGCAGTTACGCCCTGGCCCCCACGGCGGCCCTTTCCGATGCGCTTTCGACGGCTTTCATGATTATGAGTCCGGAAGAGATCCACACCCTCTGCACCCGTTATCCCGGAGTCGCCTGGCTGGAGCTGTGA
- a CDS encoding flippase activity-associated protein Agl23 → MPPRKEVTLSLVAFLLLVFLALGLASHYRFAGLDLRPMHTDEAILGVKLGEFWNTGHFQYDPSDFHGPGLHQTSMLWGKMTGWGAPETWTEADLRLVAVLCGMGVLLTTLLFADALGRYGTAVAMLLTAVSPMMVFYSRYFIMEMQLVLLVSLSLGCFWRYSQGGTRLWLLVGGCALGFQHATKETFVLNVAAAFVGWAAARSMVGEFEPRKSSSFRIGPSRSKGRPSRPWLWVAIPAAVVSVAAYSNGFRDWHNVQDSFTTYLNYLERSGGSGHEKPWHYYLMLLFWHKDTLVWSEALICGLAVIGMIYSVAGDFQKTPGRQPFLVFLSVYTLALLGGYSILSYKTPWSILSAQHSLTLLAGVGAAAMWSRVMPGKFMRLLFNIGLLVGIWHLCLQSMRLTGTSGNPQFDYSADARNPYVYSHTQKSLLKMMGEVEAYVKKQDAEVKIQVITRDSGWPLPWYWRTWKNVGYQETVPETVDADVIVADAEFYDEVKTRLPADAYTEHYPFGLRPGIILTLLLKKPVAPAPEPVPAPAPLDSVQPANNAPPPLPPEGTLSAPPSFSPSLPAMPGSTLVPLPQP, encoded by the coding sequence ATGCCCCCCCGCAAAGAAGTCACCCTCTCCCTGGTCGCATTCCTTCTCCTGGTCTTCCTGGCCCTCGGTCTGGCATCTCATTACCGCTTCGCGGGACTGGACCTGAGGCCGATGCATACGGATGAAGCCATCCTCGGGGTTAAGCTGGGCGAGTTTTGGAATACCGGACACTTCCAATATGATCCGAGCGATTTCCACGGCCCTGGTCTCCATCAGACCAGTATGCTGTGGGGAAAGATGACAGGGTGGGGTGCGCCTGAGACCTGGACTGAGGCAGACCTGCGTTTAGTCGCCGTGCTCTGTGGCATGGGGGTTCTGCTGACGACCTTGCTTTTTGCAGATGCCCTGGGGAGGTATGGCACCGCCGTGGCCATGCTGCTGACGGCAGTTTCCCCCATGATGGTTTTTTACAGCCGCTATTTCATCATGGAGATGCAACTGGTGCTGCTGGTCTCGCTCAGCCTCGGTTGTTTTTGGCGATATTCGCAAGGAGGCACCCGGCTTTGGCTGCTGGTGGGCGGCTGTGCTCTGGGTTTTCAGCATGCCACGAAGGAAACGTTTGTTTTGAATGTCGCTGCGGCGTTTGTCGGCTGGGCAGCCGCACGCTCCATGGTGGGCGAATTCGAGCCGCGCAAAAGCAGCAGTTTCCGTATTGGCCCCTCCCGTAGCAAAGGGCGCCCATCCCGCCCCTGGCTCTGGGTGGCTATTCCGGCGGCTGTGGTCTCCGTGGCCGCTTATTCCAATGGCTTCCGCGACTGGCATAACGTACAGGACAGTTTCACCACGTACCTGAATTATTTAGAGCGTAGCGGCGGCAGCGGGCATGAGAAGCCCTGGCACTACTATCTGATGCTGCTTTTTTGGCACAAGGACACCCTCGTTTGGAGCGAGGCCCTGATCTGCGGCTTAGCCGTCATCGGCATGATTTATTCCGTGGCAGGTGATTTTCAAAAGACCCCAGGTCGGCAGCCCTTTCTCGTCTTTCTCTCTGTTTATACCCTGGCACTGCTGGGAGGTTATTCGATTCTCAGTTACAAGACGCCCTGGTCCATCCTGAGCGCCCAGCATTCGCTGACTCTGCTGGCGGGCGTGGGTGCTGCGGCCATGTGGTCCAGGGTCATGCCCGGCAAGTTCATGCGACTGCTGTTTAATATAGGTCTGCTGGTGGGCATCTGGCATTTGTGCCTGCAAAGCATGCGCCTGACCGGGACTAGCGGGAATCCGCAGTTCGATTATTCAGCCGATGCCCGCAACCCATACGTCTATTCGCATACTCAGAAAAGCCTGCTGAAAATGATGGGCGAGGTGGAGGCCTACGTTAAAAAACAGGACGCCGAGGTGAAGATCCAGGTCATCACTCGGGATTCCGGCTGGCCGCTGCCGTGGTATTGGCGGACTTGGAAAAACGTCGGTTATCAGGAAACCGTCCCTGAAACAGTGGATGCGGATGTCATCGTGGCTGACGCAGAATTTTATGATGAAGTGAAAACGCGGTTACCTGCGGATGCCTATACGGAGCATTACCCCTTCGGCCTGCGCCCGGGAATCATTCTGACTCTCCTGCTCAAGAAACCAGTCGCTCCGGCTCCAGAGCCAGTCCCCGCCCCTGCCCCACTGGATTCTGTCCAGCCTGCCAATAATGCCCCGCCGCCGCTGCCGCCGGAGGGCACGCTTTCTGCCCCGCCGAGCTTTTCCCCTTCCCTCCCAGCGATGCCGGGCAGTACCCTGGTGCCACTTCCGCAGCCATGA
- a CDS encoding 50S ribosomal protein L11 methyltransferase, which produces MFVWSKLSSEKWSDAWEERFAGNPALSLVITTVPGRTTIRVEAYAEKRRDVTAVQKMFGGSVREIKNRNWAALSSEPLPPIQVRGKLVVCSARTVAEYKKAQSLHAGKQVIAIPADMAFGTGHHATTATVLRMLVDAASPLLDTKWKMADLGCGSGILAIAAAKLGASKVWGCDFDPKAVEVSQENAIRNGTPDIKFTETDVLKWKAKEQYDIVIANIFYDILEAGFPQIVRAVRPGGTLMVSGILKSQAAPCLAVASDLGVTWDRIVTRGKWVSASGTVPA; this is translated from the coding sequence ATGTTCGTTTGGTCCAAGCTGTCGTCTGAGAAATGGAGTGATGCCTGGGAAGAAAGATTCGCCGGAAATCCAGCACTCAGTTTGGTCATCACCACCGTGCCGGGACGCACGACCATTCGGGTAGAAGCTTATGCTGAAAAGCGACGCGATGTTACTGCTGTGCAGAAGATGTTTGGTGGCAGCGTTAGGGAGATTAAGAACCGCAACTGGGCGGCCCTATCATCGGAGCCGCTTCCACCCATTCAGGTACGGGGAAAGCTGGTCGTTTGCAGTGCCCGTACTGTGGCTGAATACAAAAAAGCACAGAGCCTTCATGCGGGTAAACAAGTCATTGCTATCCCTGCGGATATGGCTTTCGGCACCGGGCACCACGCGACGACGGCTACAGTTCTTCGCATGCTCGTAGATGCGGCCTCACCTCTCCTGGATACAAAATGGAAAATGGCGGACCTCGGCTGCGGCAGCGGGATCTTGGCGATCGCGGCAGCTAAGCTGGGAGCCTCCAAAGTTTGGGGCTGCGACTTTGACCCAAAAGCTGTCGAAGTTTCCCAAGAGAACGCCATTCGCAATGGCACTCCGGACATTAAGTTTACCGAGACGGATGTACTCAAGTGGAAAGCCAAGGAGCAATACGACATCGTCATTGCCAATATCTTCTATGACATTTTAGAAGCAGGTTTTCCTCAGATCGTCCGGGCTGTTCGTCCGGGCGGCACTCTCATGGTCTCCGGCATCCTCAAATCCCAGGCTGCACCTTGCTTGGCTGTCGCTTCTGACTTGGGTGTTACTTGGGACCGCATCGTCACCCGTGGCAAATGGGTTTCCGCCTCCGGCACGGTTCCCGCCTAA